The following coding sequences lie in one Acidimicrobiales bacterium genomic window:
- a CDS encoding iron-containing alcohol dehydrogenase — translation MRELNVELGDRSYPVIVGSGARHRVLEYLPPKSNRAAVVTQESIPWQVDSGIEQRTFTLDQGEEAKNLESVEQLCRGFTAWGLTRADVVVAVGGGVVTDVAGFAAAVYHRGVAVIHVPTTLLGQVDAAIGGKTGVNLPEGKNLVGAFWQPGAVLCDTETLTTLPPREYRSGLGEMAKYAFLGVEGLRDMALDD, via the coding sequence ATGCGCGAGCTGAACGTCGAGCTCGGTGACCGTTCCTATCCAGTCATCGTCGGGTCGGGCGCCCGCCACCGCGTGCTCGAGTACCTCCCGCCAAAGTCCAACAGGGCAGCCGTAGTCACACAGGAGTCCATCCCCTGGCAAGTTGACTCCGGGATCGAACAGCGGACCTTCACTCTCGATCAAGGTGAGGAGGCAAAGAATCTCGAGTCGGTCGAGCAGCTTTGTCGCGGTTTCACCGCGTGGGGGTTGACCCGCGCAGACGTCGTCGTCGCAGTGGGAGGGGGAGTTGTCACCGACGTCGCGGGGTTCGCCGCTGCGGTGTACCACCGGGGAGTGGCCGTAATCCACGTCCCTACGACTCTGTTGGGCCAGGTCGACGCCGCGATTGGCGGGAAGACTGGGGTCAACCTGCCCGAAGGCAAGAACCTCGTCGGTGCCTTCTGGCAACCAGGCGCGGTTCTCTGTGACACCGAAACCCTCACCACTCTTCCCCCCCGTGAGTACCGGAGCGGGTTGGGGGAGATGGCCAAGTATGCTTTCCTCGGAGTCGAAGGACTACGTGATATGGCTCTCGATGATG